From Bacteroidales bacterium, the proteins below share one genomic window:
- a CDS encoding metalloregulator ArsR/SmtB family transcription factor, protein MDKEIISKRQKRIARYAKAMGHPIRIYVLELLVKQSCCYSGDLSDILPIAKSTLSQHLKELKAAGLIQGEIEAPRIKYCINKENWKEAQELFNNFLSR, encoded by the coding sequence ATGGATAAAGAAATTATTTCCAAGCGGCAAAAAAGAATTGCCAGGTATGCAAAAGCCATGGGGCATCCCATTCGCATTTATGTACTCGAGTTACTGGTAAAACAATCCTGCTGTTATAGCGGCGACCTGTCAGATATTCTCCCCATAGCCAAATCGACCCTTTCCCAGCACCTTAAAGAACTAAAAGCTGCCGGTTTGATCCAGGGGGAGATTGAGGCACCCCGGATAAAATATTGTATCAATAAGGAGAATTGGAAAGAAGCTCAGGAATTGTTTAATAATTTTCTTTCCCGTTAG